One genomic region from Leifsonia poae encodes:
- a CDS encoding methylenetetrahydrofolate reductase, translating into MRTTRSVVRQPSPAPAREHPAERGSDPDGTDAAEPAATVEPTTEDAMSCTASRFSFELYPPRSAASAVALPATIDRLAAAHPEFISVTFGANGSSRASSLDVLRYILEHTAVSPMAHLTCVGSSHAEANQLIREFLDAGVRRFLAVRGDPPADAAPGESGLGDLRSAGELVQLIHRVQAERVPYQERPVPGLPTAREVDRGRERVQIAVAAFPNGHPSSRSTSQDIDTLLAKQAAGANLGITQLFFHPEDYLTFAQKAKEAGVLFPILPGIMPVTSSARLRRMLELSGEDLPSELAIQLEIEPTEEGQREIGIAWAADFAARLLDGGAPGIHLYTFNQHAAVLAVLDRIGLLPAGSTTEREPA; encoded by the coding sequence ATGCGGACGACCCGCTCGGTGGTGCGACAGCCGAGCCCGGCACCCGCCCGCGAACACCCCGCCGAGCGGGGTTCTGACCCTGACGGGACGGACGCGGCCGAGCCGGCAGCAACCGTCGAACCCACCACCGAGGACGCCATGAGCTGTACCGCATCGCGGTTCTCTTTCGAGCTGTATCCGCCGCGCAGTGCGGCCTCCGCCGTGGCGCTGCCGGCGACGATCGACCGGCTCGCGGCCGCGCATCCCGAGTTCATCTCGGTGACCTTCGGCGCCAACGGCTCCTCCCGCGCCTCGTCGCTCGACGTGCTGCGTTACATCCTCGAACACACCGCGGTGAGCCCGATGGCGCATCTCACCTGCGTCGGCTCCTCGCATGCGGAAGCCAATCAGCTGATCCGTGAATTCCTCGATGCGGGTGTACGTCGCTTCCTCGCGGTGCGCGGCGACCCGCCCGCGGATGCGGCGCCGGGCGAGAGCGGATTGGGCGACCTCCGCAGTGCGGGCGAATTGGTGCAGCTCATCCACCGGGTGCAGGCCGAGCGCGTGCCCTACCAGGAGCGACCCGTGCCCGGGTTGCCCACCGCGCGCGAAGTGGACCGGGGACGCGAACGCGTGCAGATCGCCGTCGCCGCCTTCCCCAATGGGCACCCCAGCTCCCGCTCGACGAGCCAGGACATCGACACGCTGCTCGCCAAACAGGCGGCCGGTGCCAACCTCGGCATCACCCAACTGTTCTTCCACCCGGAGGACTACCTCACCTTTGCGCAGAAGGCCAAGGAGGCCGGGGTGCTGTTCCCGATCCTCCCCGGCATCATGCCCGTCACCAGCTCGGCGCGACTGAGGCGGATGCTCGAGCTGAGTGGCGAGGATCTGCCGAGCGAGCTCGCGATCCAGTTGGAGATCGAACCGACCGAGGAGGGGCAGCGTGAGATCGGCATCGCGTGGGCCGCTGATTTCGCCGCCCGGCTGCTCGACGGCGGCGCCCCCGGGATCCACCTCTACACCTTCAACCAGCACGCGGCCGTCCTGGCCGTCCTCGACCGCATCGGGCTCCTGCCCGCCGGAAGCACCACCGAAAGGGAACCAGCATGA